One stretch of Tenuifilum sp. 4138str DNA includes these proteins:
- the galE gene encoding UDP-glucose 4-epimerase GalE, with the protein MSKILVTGGAGYIGSHTVVELINAGFEVVVVDNFSNSSPKAIDGIERITGIRPRLVEADCSDLASIRNLFSAEGNIEGIIHFAALKAVGESVEKPLDYYRNNLLSTINMMQMLKEFGGKYMVFSSSCTVYGQPDVLPVTEHTPRKPAMSPYGNTKRVGEDIIQDTVNSTSGVFAIALRYFNPIGAHPSAEIGELPLGKPDNLVPFITQTAAGIREKLQIFGGDYNTPDGTAIRDYFHVVDLAKAHVLALQRMIDGRSTSPYEVFNVGAGRGITVLEIVKAFENVTGVKLNYEIVGRRAGDIEKVWADTTLAQKELGWKTESTLEYALLTAWNWEKKVRGM; encoded by the coding sequence ATGTCGAAAATTTTAGTTACTGGTGGTGCTGGATATATTGGCTCCCACACTGTGGTTGAACTTATTAATGCCGGTTTTGAGGTAGTTGTAGTTGATAACTTTTCAAACTCTTCACCTAAGGCAATTGATGGAATTGAAAGGATAACAGGAATACGTCCTAGACTTGTTGAGGCCGACTGTTCGGACTTAGCTTCCATACGAAACCTCTTTTCTGCCGAAGGCAATATCGAAGGGATTATCCATTTTGCAGCGCTGAAAGCTGTGGGTGAGAGCGTGGAGAAACCCCTCGATTACTACAGGAATAACCTGCTTTCAACCATCAATATGATGCAGATGTTAAAGGAATTTGGGGGCAAATATATGGTGTTTTCAAGTTCCTGTACAGTTTACGGGCAGCCCGATGTTTTACCGGTAACCGAGCATACCCCACGTAAACCAGCTATGTCGCCTTATGGAAATACCAAAAGGGTGGGCGAGGATATCATTCAGGATACAGTAAACTCAACCAGTGGAGTTTTTGCCATTGCGTTAAGGTATTTCAACCCAATTGGTGCACATCCTTCAGCTGAGATTGGCGAGTTGCCTTTGGGGAAACCCGATAACCTTGTTCCATTCATTACTCAAACTGCTGCCGGAATTCGAGAGAAACTTCAAATTTTTGGAGGTGATTACAATACACCCGATGGCACCGCTATACGCGACTATTTTCATGTAGTGGATTTGGCCAAGGCTCATGTACTGGCCTTGCAGAGGATGATTGACGGAAGAAGTACCAGCCCTTACGAGGTGTTTAATGTTGGTGCGGGTAGGGGTATTACTGTGCTTGAAATAGTTAAAGCTTTTGAGAATGTGACCGGTGTTAAGCTGAACTATGAGATTGTGGGGCGCAGGGCTGGTGATATTGAAAAGGTTTGGGCCGATACCACTTTGGCACAAAAAGAGCTTGGGTGGAAAACCGAAAGCACTCTTGAGTATGCCTTGCTTACTGCCTGGAACTGGGAAAAGAAGGTGAGGGGGATGTGA
- a CDS encoding O-antigen ligase family protein — translation MKSKLESILYTLYPYILVLLSFSIPISYRISIYALGFLTLIGIILIIYNHNFYYITRNKVSIGLIVFWLIHLLSFFYTENLKYGLSDISQKISILVIPLVLFSSLVDEKLIIRIKKAFVLSLLASSIYFILRALISSLVITPVGVFFRPNPVGIPWENYFFYDLFVRPHHPTYYSMYLVLGITFLLGDVRKKTVFKNKWLIYLITLYFIGVVFLTSSKAGIITTFLVLFTILFWLLRSKGKLILSVALTIFLVLGILFVVKNNRFIDTIKHLHELSFNEKLVENDLAQKDLVRLEIWRSVPSAFSGLDLIYGVGVGDTKTCLKNAYKSKNAIYAFNEELNTHNQYLQTLVGIGIIGLLILVSIIGYCFYLAFKKRDLILFSFILIISINFIFEAVLERVFGVLFFTFFLILLTNKSSKV, via the coding sequence ATGAAAAGCAAATTAGAGTCAATATTATATACTTTATATCCTTACATACTTGTATTACTTTCTTTTTCAATCCCTATAAGCTATAGGATTTCAATTTATGCACTTGGTTTTCTTACTTTAATAGGCATAATATTGATTATTTATAATCATAATTTTTATTATATTACAAGGAATAAAGTTTCTATTGGATTGATAGTATTTTGGTTAATACATCTTTTAAGTTTTTTCTACACAGAAAATTTAAAATATGGCTTATCCGACATATCTCAAAAAATATCGATTTTAGTTATTCCTTTAGTCCTTTTTTCAAGTTTGGTAGATGAAAAACTAATAATTAGAATAAAAAAAGCATTTGTTTTGAGTTTGTTAGCCTCGTCTATTTATTTTATTCTCAGGGCTTTAATTTCATCATTAGTAATAACACCTGTAGGTGTGTTTTTTAGGCCAAATCCGGTAGGCATTCCTTGGGAAAACTATTTCTTCTACGATTTGTTTGTCAGGCCTCACCACCCAACATACTACTCAATGTATTTAGTGTTAGGTATTACGTTTCTACTAGGAGATGTTAGAAAAAAAACTGTTTTTAAAAACAAATGGCTGATCTACCTCATTACTCTGTATTTTATCGGAGTTGTTTTCTTAACTTCATCAAAAGCTGGAATAATTACTACATTTCTTGTTCTATTTACTATTTTATTTTGGTTACTTCGATCAAAAGGTAAATTAATACTATCAGTTGCACTAACCATTTTTTTAGTTTTAGGAATTTTATTTGTAGTTAAAAACAATAGATTCATTGATACGATTAAACACTTACATGAGCTATCGTTTAATGAAAAATTAGTTGAAAACGATTTAGCCCAAAAAGATCTGGTAAGGTTGGAAATATGGAGGTCGGTACCAAGCGCATTTTCTGGTTTGGATTTGATTTATGGTGTTGGAGTTGGTGATACTAAGACTTGTCTGAAAAATGCATACAAATCCAAAAATGCAATATATGCATTTAATGAAGAACTAAATACTCATAACCAATACCTTCAAACACTTGTTGGAATAGGTATTATCGGATTACTTATTTTGGTTTCTATAATAGGTTACTGTTTTTATCTGGCCTTTAAGAAAAGAGATCTTATTCTTTTTTCCTTTATACTAATTATTTCTATTAACTTCATATTTGAAGCCGTTTTGGAAAGGGTATTTGGTGTTTTGTTTTTTACTTTTTTTCTAATACTGCTTACTAATAAAAGCAGTAAAGTGTAG
- a CDS encoding TonB-dependent receptor has product MFFSNMVKRFTKWSHKGYGVFESFKTVVTIGVLPFSYCLLAMPMATFAQPDSVAITKNVDIEEVVVNASKKASTYSELTRVVRVVNRDELGQLKATALGELLEQVAAIDIRQRGTNGVQADINFRGGSFDQVMVLLNGINITDPQTGHHNLNIPINIDAVDRIEILQGPGAREYGAGAFAGAINIITKPDGSGRGELSFFAGEYGLTKVSASQNIGSKNLRSFIATSYDRSDGYIENTDFKNLNVYLHTSYSFNKSELNFFAGYQDKGFGANSFYTPKYPNQYEATRAILGSLGFDRTWNNFTVKAAGYYRKHTDRFELFRTNPASWYTGHNYHATDVYGGKLSVGRFYQWGKTEAGFELRREEILSNKFGSPLTDSVMVWGEKVYYKKGDSRNHFLAYATQGFFFEQFSFSLGGQYNHSNKFGDIWTWGADLSYNLFKNIRPFASVNRSFRLPTFTDLYYQGPTNIGNPNLKAEYATTYESGLKLNQNILRVEIALFYRQGTDIIDWVKPANETVWTTVNYTKLNSWGSNINLSVNTKNLNIFTDKITLSYAYTESEKDKSELDSYYVLDYLRHCVTLNTRHAFKNLYLNLTLRYQDRNGEYLKFIDSNTSIPTSYPDVFLMDVRAGYVFKKVNIYFDVNNIFGNQYVDIANVIQPGRWIGLGVSYRFDL; this is encoded by the coding sequence ATGTTTTTCAGTAACATGGTAAAGCGATTTACCAAATGGTCGCACAAGGGTTACGGAGTATTTGAAAGTTTTAAAACGGTAGTAACCATCGGGGTATTGCCCTTTTCGTATTGTTTACTTGCCATGCCAATGGCAACGTTTGCACAGCCCGATAGTGTTGCGATAACAAAAAATGTCGATATTGAGGAGGTTGTAGTAAATGCCAGCAAGAAAGCGAGCACCTATTCGGAGCTTACTAGGGTAGTAAGGGTTGTTAACCGCGATGAGTTGGGGCAACTTAAGGCCACCGCGCTTGGCGAGTTGCTTGAGCAGGTGGCGGCAATTGATATCAGGCAGCGTGGAACAAATGGTGTTCAGGCCGACATTAATTTCAGGGGCGGTTCGTTCGATCAGGTTATGGTTCTGCTAAACGGAATCAACATTACCGATCCACAAACTGGACATCATAACCTGAACATCCCCATAAACATTGATGCGGTTGATAGGATAGAAATTCTACAAGGCCCCGGAGCACGTGAGTATGGTGCTGGAGCATTTGCCGGAGCTATTAACATAATCACAAAACCCGATGGCAGCGGTAGAGGTGAACTTTCGTTCTTTGCAGGGGAGTATGGCTTAACCAAGGTTTCGGCTTCGCAAAATATAGGCAGCAAAAATCTTCGTTCGTTTATAGCAACCTCATATGACAGGAGCGACGGGTATATTGAAAATACCGATTTCAAAAACCTGAACGTCTACCTTCATACATCCTATTCATTCAACAAATCAGAACTAAATTTCTTTGCGGGATACCAGGATAAAGGATTTGGCGCTAATAGCTTTTATACCCCAAAGTATCCCAATCAGTATGAGGCAACCAGGGCTATTTTAGGCTCGCTTGGTTTTGATAGAACCTGGAACAATTTTACGGTCAAAGCAGCAGGTTATTACCGTAAACATACCGATAGGTTTGAACTTTTCCGAACCAATCCAGCCTCGTGGTATACCGGCCACAACTACCATGCAACCGATGTTTATGGTGGAAAGCTATCGGTAGGCCGGTTTTATCAATGGGGGAAAACTGAAGCAGGATTTGAGCTGAGACGTGAAGAAATATTGAGCAACAAGTTTGGAAGCCCACTGACCGATTCCGTTATGGTTTGGGGAGAGAAGGTTTACTACAAAAAGGGCGATTCCCGCAATCATTTTTTGGCATACGCCACCCAGGGTTTCTTTTTTGAGCAGTTCTCATTCTCGCTTGGTGGGCAGTATAATCATTCAAATAAGTTTGGCGATATTTGGACTTGGGGTGCCGATTTATCGTACAATCTGTTTAAAAATATTAGACCATTTGCTTCGGTGAATCGTTCGTTTAGGCTCCCAACTTTTACCGATTTGTATTACCAAGGACCTACCAATATTGGCAACCCAAACCTGAAGGCTGAATATGCCACCACATATGAATCGGGTTTAAAATTGAATCAGAATATCCTAAGGGTTGAAATTGCTTTATTTTACAGGCAGGGTACCGACATTATCGACTGGGTAAAGCCAGCAAACGAAACGGTTTGGACAACAGTGAACTATACAAAGCTTAACTCGTGGGGTTCAAATATCAACCTGAGTGTGAATACTAAAAACCTTAATATTTTCACCGATAAGATTACACTATCGTATGCATATACCGAAAGTGAAAAGGATAAAAGCGAACTCGATTCATACTATGTGCTCGATTACCTAAGGCATTGTGTAACATTGAATACACGGCATGCCTTTAAAAACTTATACCTGAATTTGACCCTAAGGTATCAGGACAGAAATGGAGAGTATTTAAAATTTATCGATTCAAATACGTCAATCCCTACTTCATATCCCGATGTTTTCCTAATGGATGTAAGGGCTGGATATGTTTTCAAAAAGGTAAATATCTATTTTGATGTTAATAATATCTTTGGTAATCAATATGTTGACATTGCCAATGTGATACAGCCAGGTCGATGGATTGGGCTTGGAGTTAGTTACAGATTTGATTTATAA